Proteins encoded in a region of the Isosphaeraceae bacterium EP7 genome:
- a CDS encoding sister chromatid cohesion protein PDS5 has protein sequence MPRNTFGHIAPHPPARLIQFDATQGSRRGRFMAASPVTPPASTAKGPRSREQFMSSSSDVASISRADGPRKGRRARQGVRTLVVLVACCGAVLWAWRHLSENNDPVLIEARAIQKQAIGALQSGEPTERVTAIVALERLNAGDSSVAIHPLIAALEDHVSDVRLAAVEALGSIGSSLAESGSGRESLRDAVTSLIRRLEDSDPAVRLATVNALGSVGSCALKSKSRSGDEIVQPAATALIRRLGDSNPDVRSRTATNLGLITSPRFVIGATPLIDRKAVIHALIGRLDDPDSGVRLAVIQAISSLPDENGDPHRELAESLKDQESKIRRAAVSGLSPYRQGLDPWVPILLRLAENDPDPSMRDHCLTMLSFAFKSPAVTPNVIPVLMPSLKSADAKVRSQVVRLLGEFKAYSAGAIPELVRILNEPFDPQSAPYRGPFNNLEPASEAASALGQIAPRTAKAKEVIAALIEVVRSGPISRRGWAAVALGQFGPAAEEAVPALIGLLEDSSHANSFERQESAAMALGMIAPGKPSSDRAIAALRPVLQSGNWNSCLRAVEALGLFGPKAAAAIPAIREMKTHRSGAVKNAAANALLSIEDESTP, from the coding sequence TTGCCGCGGAACACGTTCGGTCATATCGCTCCACACCCACCTGCCCGGTTGATACAATTCGATGCGACACAGGGGTCCCGCAGGGGGCGGTTCATGGCGGCATCGCCCGTGACTCCGCCTGCCTCGACCGCCAAAGGGCCACGAAGTCGGGAGCAGTTCATGAGTTCGAGCAGCGATGTCGCTTCGATTTCCAGGGCCGACGGTCCAAGGAAGGGTCGCCGAGCCCGCCAGGGCGTGAGGACGCTCGTCGTCCTGGTCGCGTGCTGCGGGGCAGTCCTTTGGGCCTGGCGGCATCTGTCGGAGAACAACGACCCGGTGCTCATCGAGGCCCGAGCGATCCAGAAACAGGCGATCGGTGCCCTCCAGTCCGGCGAGCCGACCGAGCGTGTGACCGCGATCGTGGCGCTGGAGCGTCTCAACGCGGGGGACAGCTCGGTCGCGATTCACCCGCTGATCGCCGCCCTCGAGGATCACGTGAGCGACGTCCGCCTCGCGGCGGTCGAGGCCCTGGGTTCGATTGGCTCCAGCTTGGCGGAATCGGGATCTGGCAGGGAGTCCTTACGCGATGCGGTGACGTCCCTGATCCGCCGCCTCGAGGATTCGGATCCGGCGGTCCGGCTCGCGACGGTCAATGCCCTGGGATCGGTCGGTTCCTGTGCGCTGAAGTCAAAGTCGAGATCGGGCGATGAGATCGTCCAGCCCGCGGCGACGGCCCTGATCCGCCGCCTCGGGGATTCGAATCCGGACGTTCGGTCCAGGACGGCGACCAACCTGGGATTAATCACCTCACCGAGGTTCGTCATCGGGGCGACTCCCCTGATCGATCGCAAGGCCGTCATTCACGCGCTGATCGGCAGGTTGGACGATCCCGATTCCGGGGTCCGGCTCGCGGTGATCCAGGCCATCTCCTCGCTTCCTGACGAAAACGGCGACCCGCACCGAGAGCTTGCCGAGAGCCTGAAGGATCAGGAGTCCAAAATTCGTAGGGCAGCCGTCAGCGGCCTGAGCCCATACCGACAGGGGCTCGATCCATGGGTCCCCATCCTGCTCCGGCTCGCCGAGAACGACCCCGATCCCTCCATGCGTGACCATTGCCTGACCATGTTGAGCTTCGCGTTCAAGTCACCCGCCGTCACGCCGAACGTCATCCCCGTTTTGATGCCGAGCTTGAAGAGCGCGGACGCGAAGGTGCGGAGCCAAGTTGTCCGGCTGCTCGGCGAATTCAAGGCCTACTCCGCCGGCGCCATCCCAGAATTAGTCCGCATCCTGAACGAGCCGTTCGACCCCCAGTCGGCACCATACCGGGGTCCCTTCAACAACCTCGAGCCCGCCAGCGAGGCCGCTTCGGCGTTGGGCCAGATCGCTCCACGGACCGCAAAGGCGAAGGAAGTGATCGCGGCCTTGATCGAGGTTGTGCGCTCGGGCCCCATCAGCCGACGCGGCTGGGCGGCCGTCGCCCTCGGCCAGTTCGGGCCGGCGGCCGAGGAGGCGGTCCCCGCCCTCATCGGCTTACTCGAAGATTCCTCGCATGCGAATTCTTTTGAGCGACAGGAATCGGCCGCCATGGCACTCGGCATGATCGCGCCAGGGAAACCATCGTCGGACCGGGCCATCGCGGCCCTGCGGCCCGTCCTCCAGTCCGGGAACTGGAACTCCTGCCTCAGGGCGGTCGAGGCCCTGGGCCTGTTCGGGCCGAAGGCCGCGGCGGCCATCCCCGCGATTCGCGAGATGAAAACCCATCGCTCCGGCGCGGTCAAGAATGCCGCAGCGAACGCCCTGCTCTCCATCGAGGATGAGAGCACCCCGTGA
- a CDS encoding alpha/beta fold hydrolase gives MIHRMDREGSRARWAVGGIFALVCASLTGCASMRTRASDADLRPCTDGYAATADGWMLGVRHFRPAVIDPNKRPVVLCHGLGLNGTFWTIADNDLPSQLVARGYQVFVFDTRGAGGSYQVGARGKVNTLLRQTPLKEIGEGEWSMDDLVHQDVPAVLDYVRDVTGHEKVDWVGHSLGGMLMYAFLEISPHRDRIASFVSMGAAPLLANPTDPKMIRATRNLRVLLRFSSTGRWARPLMLYRPPGLSRVDKYYFADHNVDNETVSRFYGYTLEAPSRLAFKQLASYLEDGHLLSADGKIDYANRIGEITTPTLLVVGDADMVADVPASVITFNGLGSTDKTMLRFGAAEGHYGDYGHCDLVWSRHAPREVFPPLIDWLDRHQPGAVGSPQGHPHPMPTPQGPSR, from the coding sequence TTGATTCACCGTATGGACCGCGAGGGATCGCGCGCCAGATGGGCGGTCGGCGGAATTTTCGCCCTGGTGTGCGCCAGCCTGACGGGCTGCGCCTCGATGCGAACCCGCGCCTCGGACGCCGACTTACGCCCCTGCACCGACGGCTATGCGGCCACGGCCGACGGCTGGATGCTGGGCGTCAGGCACTTCCGCCCGGCGGTGATCGACCCCAACAAGCGTCCCGTCGTGCTCTGCCACGGGCTTGGATTGAACGGCACGTTCTGGACGATCGCCGACAACGACTTGCCCAGCCAGCTCGTCGCGCGTGGCTACCAGGTGTTCGTCTTCGACACCCGAGGGGCCGGCGGCAGCTACCAGGTCGGGGCCCGCGGGAAGGTGAATACCCTGCTGCGGCAGACCCCCCTGAAGGAGATCGGCGAGGGGGAATGGTCGATGGACGACCTCGTCCATCAGGACGTCCCCGCCGTGCTCGACTACGTGCGCGACGTCACCGGCCACGAGAAGGTCGACTGGGTGGGGCACAGCCTGGGGGGCATGCTGATGTATGCGTTCCTGGAGATCTCGCCCCATCGCGATCGGATCGCCAGCTTCGTGAGCATGGGCGCCGCACCGCTGCTTGCCAACCCGACCGACCCCAAGATGATCCGCGCCACGCGCAACCTGCGGGTGTTGCTGCGGTTCTCGAGCACCGGCCGCTGGGCCAGGCCCCTGATGTTGTACAGGCCGCCGGGCCTGAGCCGCGTGGACAAGTACTACTTCGCCGATCACAACGTCGACAACGAGACGGTTTCGAGGTTCTACGGCTACACGCTGGAAGCCCCCAGCCGGTTGGCGTTCAAGCAACTGGCGTCGTATCTGGAAGACGGCCACCTGCTCTCCGCGGACGGCAAGATCGACTACGCGAATCGAATCGGCGAGATCACCACGCCGACCTTGCTCGTCGTCGGCGATGCCGACATGGTCGCCGACGTCCCCGCCAGCGTCATCACCTTCAACGGGCTGGGCAGCACCGACAAGACGATGCTCCGCTTCGGCGCCGCCGAGGGCCACTACGGCGACTACGGCCACTGCGACCTCGTCTGGAGCCGCCACGCCCCCCGCGAAGTCTTCCCCCCCCTGATCGACTGGCTCGACCGGCACCAGCCCGGCGCAGTCGGATCGCCCCAGGGCCATCCGCACCCAATGCCTACCCCCCAGGGCCCCAGTCGCTAA
- a CDS encoding VOC family protein → MNVDRLDHLVLTVRDLPATCAFYTRVLGMREVRFDGRTALAYGIQKINLHQRGHEFEPKAQAPTPGSADLCFLSSTPIDRVIEHLRACDVPVVEGPVPRTGATGPILSVYFRDPDGNLIEVSNPADTPQTEDPRP, encoded by the coding sequence ATGAACGTCGATCGCCTCGACCATCTCGTGCTGACGGTCCGCGACCTGCCCGCGACGTGCGCATTCTACACCCGCGTGCTGGGCATGCGGGAGGTTCGCTTCGACGGTCGGACGGCCCTCGCTTACGGGATCCAGAAGATCAATCTGCACCAGCGAGGCCACGAGTTCGAGCCCAAGGCGCAGGCCCCCACGCCGGGTTCGGCCGACCTCTGCTTCCTCTCATCCACCCCGATCGATCGCGTCATCGAGCACCTCCGCGCGTGCGACGTGCCGGTCGTCGAAGGCCCCGTCCCGCGAACCGGGGCCACGGGGCCGATCCTGTCCGTCTACTTCCGCGACCCGGACGGCAACCTCATCGAGGTTTCCAACCCGGCAGACACCCCCCAGACCGAGGACCCTCGCCCTTGA
- a CDS encoding cellulase family glycosylhydrolase → MRTRGLLALALLTLAPAASMAMDRIEVSGDKRGFVRVPSGESFVPWGFNYDRDSKSRLIEDYWDAEWDTVEADFREMKDLGANVVRVHLQFGRFLPEPGKPDAANLDRLARLLIVAERLGLYLDLTGLGCYHMADVPAWYDALDEAGRWSAQAEFWGAVAKVCAGSPAVFCYDLMNEPVVPGGKRAAGDWLGPAFAGKHFVQVITLDQAGRPRPEIARLWIGAMADAIRKHDKRALVTLGMVDWSLDRPGLQSGFDVDKVAVRLDFVCVHLYPEAGKLAENLKTLEAFAVGKPVVIEETFPMKCSGAEFRAFLEASKATAAGWVGFYWGETPEELAKKPDIGSAMTRGWLETFRAGPPSK, encoded by the coding sequence ATGCGAACGCGAGGACTGCTCGCCCTGGCGCTGCTGACGCTGGCCCCGGCCGCCTCGATGGCGATGGACCGGATCGAGGTCTCGGGCGACAAGCGTGGGTTCGTGAGGGTGCCGTCGGGGGAATCGTTCGTACCCTGGGGATTCAACTATGATCGCGACTCGAAAAGCCGGCTGATCGAGGATTACTGGGACGCGGAGTGGGACACGGTCGAGGCCGACTTCCGCGAGATGAAGGATCTTGGCGCGAACGTCGTCCGGGTCCACCTGCAATTCGGCCGGTTCCTGCCCGAGCCCGGCAAGCCCGACGCGGCCAATCTCGACCGGCTGGCCAGGCTGCTGATAGTGGCCGAGCGGCTGGGCCTGTACCTCGACCTGACCGGGCTGGGATGCTACCACATGGCCGACGTGCCGGCCTGGTACGACGCGCTCGACGAGGCGGGCCGCTGGTCGGCCCAGGCCGAGTTCTGGGGGGCCGTGGCCAAGGTCTGCGCCGGCAGCCCGGCAGTGTTCTGTTATGACTTGATGAATGAGCCGGTGGTGCCCGGGGGCAAGCGGGCGGCCGGCGACTGGCTGGGGCCGGCGTTCGCGGGCAAGCACTTCGTCCAGGTCATCACGCTCGACCAGGCGGGCAGGCCCAGGCCCGAGATCGCCCGACTCTGGATCGGGGCGATGGCCGATGCGATCCGCAAGCACGACAAACGCGCCCTGGTCACGCTGGGGATGGTCGATTGGAGCCTGGACCGGCCAGGGCTGCAATCGGGCTTCGACGTCGACAAGGTCGCCGTCCGGCTAGACTTCGTCTGCGTCCACCTCTACCCCGAGGCGGGGAAGCTGGCCGAGAACCTGAAGACCCTCGAAGCCTTTGCCGTGGGCAAGCCCGTGGTCATCGAGGAGACCTTCCCGATGAAGTGCTCTGGCGCTGAGTTCCGCGCGTTCCTGGAGGCCTCGAAGGCGACCGCGGCCGGCTGGGTGGGCTTCTACTGGGGGGAGACCCCCGAGGAGCTTGCCAAGAAGCCGGATATCGGGTCGGCGATGACGCGGGGATGGCTGGAGACCTTCCGCGCCGGGCCGCCTTCGAAGTAA
- a CDS encoding M3 family oligoendopeptidase: MPMSATAYQPETFPHTWLPAEVELTTWGAIEPWYRKLVDWPIASVDDLTSWLTALGELNGAVGQVGVKRYIAMTCQTDDPAREAAHLEFVREIEPKLKPLQNQLRGKYLDSPFRAQLPADRYKVFDRAQENRRALYREANVARETQLAELEQQYQKLIGSMTVQFRGEERTPAQMAPLYEETDRTTRQEAWELVANRRLKDREALDDLFDKMIALRAEVATEAGFDNYVDYAYKLRERFDYGVDDAERFQDAIARLVMPLVTRLQEERKASLGVDRLQPWDLSVDPLGRPPLRPFTDVEKLAEGSEAIFSAVDPELGAQFGYLRANGLLDLANRKGKAPGGYQTTLEDDRLPFIFMNAVGLDGDVRTLLHEGGHAFHALASRGEPLAAYRESPIEFCEVASMSMELLGARDLGMFYDEADAGRSYRQLLEGIVTILPWIAAVDAFQHWIYSVKGHDRVERREAWAAQLDRFGGNVDWTDYDEAREASWHRQLHIFLYPFYYIEYGIAQLGALQVWLKHRADPKAAVADYRRGLALGGSKPLPELFEAAGIKFDFSEQTLTPLMKAIGDELDQLAP; this comes from the coding sequence ATGCCCATGTCTGCGACCGCCTACCAGCCCGAGACGTTCCCCCACACCTGGCTGCCGGCCGAGGTCGAGCTGACGACCTGGGGGGCCATCGAGCCCTGGTACCGCAAGCTCGTCGACTGGCCGATCGCCTCGGTCGACGACCTGACCAGCTGGCTGACGGCCCTGGGCGAGCTCAACGGCGCGGTGGGGCAGGTGGGGGTCAAGCGGTACATCGCCATGACCTGCCAGACCGACGACCCCGCCCGCGAGGCCGCTCACCTGGAGTTCGTCCGCGAGATCGAGCCCAAGCTCAAGCCGCTCCAGAACCAGCTCCGCGGCAAGTACCTCGACAGCCCCTTCCGCGCCCAGCTTCCCGCCGACCGCTACAAGGTCTTCGACCGCGCCCAGGAGAACCGACGGGCGCTCTACCGCGAGGCCAACGTCGCCCGCGAGACCCAGCTCGCGGAACTCGAGCAGCAGTACCAGAAGCTCATCGGCTCCATGACCGTGCAGTTCCGCGGCGAGGAGCGCACCCCGGCCCAGATGGCCCCGCTCTACGAGGAGACCGACCGCACCACCCGGCAGGAGGCCTGGGAGCTGGTCGCCAACCGCCGCCTCAAGGACCGCGAGGCCCTGGATGACCTCTTCGACAAGATGATCGCCCTGCGGGCCGAGGTCGCCACCGAGGCCGGCTTCGACAACTATGTGGACTACGCCTACAAGCTTCGCGAGCGGTTCGACTACGGCGTCGACGACGCCGAGCGGTTCCAGGACGCCATCGCCCGGCTCGTGATGCCGCTGGTGACCCGCCTGCAAGAGGAACGCAAGGCCTCCCTGGGCGTCGACCGCCTCCAGCCCTGGGACCTGTCCGTCGACCCGCTCGGCCGCCCGCCGCTCCGCCCGTTCACCGACGTGGAGAAGCTGGCCGAAGGCTCCGAGGCGATCTTCTCGGCCGTCGACCCAGAGCTTGGCGCCCAGTTCGGCTACCTGCGGGCCAATGGCTTGCTTGACCTTGCCAATCGCAAGGGGAAGGCCCCGGGCGGCTATCAAACGACCCTGGAAGACGACCGGCTGCCGTTCATCTTCATGAACGCCGTGGGCCTCGACGGCGACGTCCGGACCCTGCTGCACGAGGGGGGCCACGCCTTCCACGCCCTGGCCAGCCGGGGCGAGCCGCTGGCCGCCTACCGCGAGAGCCCCATCGAGTTCTGCGAGGTCGCCTCCATGTCGATGGAGCTCCTCGGCGCCCGCGACCTGGGGATGTTCTACGACGAGGCCGACGCCGGCCGGTCTTATCGCCAGCTCCTCGAAGGGATCGTCACGATCCTCCCCTGGATCGCCGCGGTCGACGCCTTCCAGCACTGGATCTACAGCGTCAAGGGGCACGACCGGGTCGAGCGCCGCGAGGCCTGGGCCGCTCAGCTCGACCGCTTCGGCGGCAACGTCGACTGGACCGACTACGACGAGGCCCGCGAGGCGTCGTGGCATCGCCAGTTGCACATCTTCCTGTATCCGTTCTATTACATCGAATACGGAATCGCGCAGCTGGGCGCCCTGCAAGTCTGGCTCAAGCACCGGGCCGACCCCAAGGCCGCGGTGGCCGACTATCGCCGGGGGCTCGCCCTGGGCGGCTCCAAGCCCCTGCCCGAGCTGTTCGAGGCCGCCGGCATCAAGTTCGACTTCAGCGAGCAGACCCTCACGCCGTTGATGAAGGCCATCGGCGATGAGCTGGACCAACTCGCCCCGTAA
- a CDS encoding ThuA domain-containing protein produces the protein MSPRTLLCMMLCGLAPTTAPAAEVPPGLSVLFLGDQGHHVPARRFAQLGPVLAGRGINATYTEALSDLNPANLARYDALVIYANIEAITPAAEAALVEYVEGGGGFVPLHCASFCFLNSAPYIKLVGAQFARHGTGEFDTKVVDPGHPIMKGLEPFRTWDETYVHAKHNAQGRQVLQVRAEGDAEEPWTWTRTQGKGRVFYTAYGHDHRTWEHPGFHDLVERGIRWASGKGPVVDGRPRVATGLEPFEFEQAGDKIPNYVAGAKWGVQAESSNRMQKPLSPERSMAHYALPEGFTLSLFAAEPQIKKPVALAWDHRGRLWVAETFDYPNEKQPEGKGRDRISICEDTDGDGRADKFTVFADGLSIPTSLTFANGGIVVHQPPETLFLKDTDGDDRADVRTVLFSGWNTADTHAGPSNLKPGLDNWIYGMVGYSGFKGKVGGEDQEFRTGFYRLKADGSEIEFLRSTNNNSWGVGFSEEGLLFGSTANNCPSVYLPIPNRFYEAVRGWSPRVLQSIADDNRFFPATANVRQMDWHGGFTAAAGHALYTARAYPPHYWNKVAFVTEPTGHLVSTFSLETRGADFASHNSWNLLASDDEWSSPIAAEVGPDGNVWVIDWYNYIVQHNPTPQGFKTGKGNAYETPLRDKTHGRVYRVISEKKPSVTPAPLDPADGPGLVAALARDNMFWRQHAQRLLVERGKTDVVPALVALLEDRTVDAVGLNPGAIHALWTLQGLNALEGAALEAASGCLAHPSAGVRRNAALALAKGKSSADRIVAAGLLADPDPQVRLAALLALAEAPSSDAAAHAVVDALANGRMSNDPWLTDASVAAAAAHDLPFLNALAAHRFDRDPASPLPEVARRVAEHVARGEPTAKEIGGLLAALTNSNPKLADAVALGLAAGWPKTRSIALDAKAEADLGKLLPILGTEARGPLVAISGRWGVKSLDRFIKEIADGLLATVRDEARPDAARLAAARQLIELSPADAGAATAILDLVTPGTSPELAAGLVEALAKADSPAVGVALAGRLGTLTPAAVPPTLRALLGRADWTGPLLDAIARGDIPASRLALDQRQALASHPDRTLAERARTLLADGGGLPDPDRQKVIDALGPLVLKAGNAGKGKDVFKQHCAKCHTHAGEGGKVGPDLTGMAVHPKEELLIHILDPSRSVEGNFIQYSVATKDGRVLNGLLAGESKAAVELIDAEGKNAVVLRADIDALAASKKSIMPEGFEKQVTPEALADLLEFLTGRGKYVPLDLRKAATAVSTQGMFYDKASPVERLIFADWSPKVVDGVPFALVDPMGDRVPNVVLLYGPQGTIPPTMPRSVSLACRTPARALHLLGAVSGWGAGGPDAPHTVSMIVRLHYADGKAEDHPLLNGVHLADYIRRVDVPGSKFALNARSQQVRTLSIVPGRSEPLDHIELIKGPDDTAPVVLAITVETK, from the coding sequence GTGTCACCTCGCACTTTGCTCTGCATGATGCTCTGCGGACTCGCCCCGACAACGGCCCCGGCCGCCGAGGTTCCACCCGGGCTTTCGGTGCTCTTCCTGGGCGACCAGGGGCACCACGTCCCGGCCCGGCGGTTCGCCCAGCTCGGCCCGGTGCTCGCCGGGCGAGGCATCAACGCGACCTATACCGAGGCCCTGTCCGACCTCAACCCGGCCAACCTCGCCAGGTATGACGCCCTGGTGATCTACGCCAACATCGAGGCCATCACCCCGGCGGCCGAGGCGGCCCTGGTCGAGTACGTCGAGGGGGGCGGCGGATTCGTCCCGCTCCATTGCGCCTCGTTCTGCTTCCTCAACTCGGCCCCCTACATCAAGCTCGTCGGAGCCCAGTTCGCCCGCCACGGCACCGGCGAGTTCGACACCAAGGTCGTCGACCCAGGCCACCCCATCATGAAGGGCCTGGAGCCATTTCGCACCTGGGACGAGACTTACGTCCACGCCAAGCACAACGCCCAGGGTCGACAGGTGTTGCAAGTTCGGGCCGAGGGAGACGCCGAGGAGCCCTGGACCTGGACACGCACCCAGGGCAAAGGGCGCGTCTTCTACACGGCCTACGGCCACGATCATCGGACCTGGGAGCACCCCGGTTTTCACGACCTCGTCGAGCGCGGCATCCGCTGGGCCTCGGGCAAGGGGCCCGTCGTCGACGGCAGGCCTCGGGTGGCGACCGGCCTTGAGCCGTTCGAGTTCGAGCAGGCAGGCGACAAGATCCCCAACTACGTCGCCGGGGCCAAGTGGGGCGTCCAGGCCGAGTCGTCCAACAGGATGCAGAAGCCGCTCAGCCCTGAACGTTCGATGGCCCACTACGCTCTGCCCGAAGGCTTCACGCTGAGCCTCTTCGCCGCCGAGCCCCAGATCAAGAAGCCGGTCGCCCTGGCCTGGGACCACCGAGGTAGGCTCTGGGTCGCCGAGACCTTCGACTACCCCAATGAAAAGCAGCCCGAAGGCAAAGGCCGCGACCGGATCTCGATCTGCGAGGACACCGACGGCGACGGCCGCGCCGACAAGTTCACCGTCTTCGCCGACGGCCTGTCCATCCCCACAAGTCTCACCTTCGCCAACGGCGGCATCGTCGTCCACCAGCCCCCCGAGACCCTCTTCCTCAAGGACACCGACGGCGACGACCGGGCCGACGTCCGCACCGTCCTCTTCAGCGGCTGGAACACGGCCGACACCCACGCGGGGCCCAGCAACCTGAAGCCGGGCCTGGATAACTGGATCTATGGCATGGTCGGCTACTCGGGGTTCAAGGGGAAGGTCGGCGGCGAGGACCAGGAGTTCCGCACCGGCTTCTATCGCCTGAAGGCCGACGGGTCGGAGATCGAGTTCCTGCGCAGCACGAATAACAACTCGTGGGGCGTCGGCTTCAGCGAGGAGGGGCTGCTTTTCGGTTCCACCGCCAACAATTGCCCGAGCGTCTACCTGCCGATCCCCAACCGGTTCTACGAGGCTGTCCGCGGCTGGTCTCCCCGGGTCTTGCAGAGCATCGCCGACGACAACCGCTTCTTCCCCGCCACCGCCAACGTCCGCCAGATGGACTGGCACGGCGGATTCACGGCCGCCGCGGGTCACGCCCTCTACACCGCCAGGGCCTATCCCCCGCACTACTGGAACAAGGTCGCCTTCGTCACCGAGCCCACGGGTCATCTCGTGTCGACATTCTCACTCGAGACGCGCGGTGCCGACTTCGCCTCGCACAACTCCTGGAACCTGCTGGCCAGCGACGACGAGTGGTCCTCCCCCATCGCGGCCGAGGTCGGGCCTGACGGCAACGTCTGGGTCATCGACTGGTACAACTACATCGTCCAGCACAACCCGACGCCCCAGGGCTTCAAGACCGGCAAGGGCAACGCCTACGAGACACCCCTCCGCGACAAGACCCACGGCCGCGTCTACCGGGTCATCTCCGAGAAAAAACCTTCGGTGACGCCCGCGCCCCTCGACCCCGCCGACGGCCCGGGCCTCGTCGCCGCCCTGGCCCGCGATAACATGTTCTGGCGCCAGCATGCCCAGAGGCTGCTGGTGGAACGCGGGAAGACCGACGTGGTGCCGGCACTGGTGGCGTTGCTGGAAGACCGCACGGTCGACGCCGTCGGCCTGAACCCAGGCGCCATCCATGCCCTCTGGACGCTGCAAGGCCTGAACGCATTGGAGGGCGCGGCGCTCGAGGCCGCCTCGGGCTGCCTGGCCCATCCGTCGGCGGGCGTTCGACGCAACGCGGCCCTGGCCCTGGCGAAGGGCAAGTCCAGTGCGGATCGGATCGTCGCCGCAGGCCTGCTCGCCGACCCCGACCCCCAGGTCCGCCTCGCCGCCCTGTTGGCGCTGGCCGAGGCCCCTTCGTCGGACGCCGCCGCGCACGCGGTCGTCGACGCCCTGGCGAACGGACGGATGTCGAACGACCCCTGGCTGACCGACGCCTCGGTTGCCGCGGCCGCCGCGCACGACCTCCCGTTCCTGAATGCCCTGGCCGCCCATCGCTTCGACCGCGATCCCGCCTCGCCGCTACCGGAGGTCGCTCGCCGCGTCGCCGAGCACGTCGCCCGTGGCGAGCCGACCGCGAAGGAGATCGGCGGGCTGCTCGCGGCCCTCACCAACTCGAACCCGAAACTGGCCGACGCCGTCGCGCTGGGGCTGGCCGCGGGCTGGCCCAAGACCCGGTCGATCGCTCTGGACGCTAAGGCGGAGGCCGACCTCGGCAAGCTCCTGCCGATCCTCGGCACCGAGGCCCGTGGCCCGCTCGTCGCCATTTCCGGCCGCTGGGGGGTGAAGTCCCTCGACCGATTTATCAAGGAGATCGCCGATGGATTGCTCGCCACCGTCCGCGACGAGGCCCGGCCCGACGCCGCACGCCTGGCGGCGGCCCGGCAGCTCATCGAGCTGAGCCCCGCCGACGCCGGGGCCGCGACCGCGATCCTCGACCTGGTCACTCCGGGCACCTCGCCCGAGCTGGCCGCGGGGCTCGTCGAGGCCCTGGCAAAGGCCGACTCGCCTGCCGTGGGCGTCGCGCTCGCCGGCCGCCTGGGCACGCTCACCCCGGCGGCCGTTCCCCCGACGCTTCGGGCCCTGCTCGGGCGTGCCGACTGGACCGGCCCGCTGCTAGACGCCATCGCGCGCGGCGACATCCCCGCCTCTCGCCTGGCCCTCGACCAGCGTCAGGCCCTGGCCTCTCACCCCGACCGCACGCTGGCCGAACGCGCCCGCACGCTGCTGGCCGACGGCGGCGGCCTGCCCGACCCCGACCGTCAGAAGGTCATCGACGCCCTCGGCCCGCTCGTCCTCAAGGCGGGGAACGCGGGCAAGGGCAAGGACGTGTTCAAACAGCACTGTGCCAAGTGCCACACCCACGCGGGCGAGGGGGGCAAGGTCGGCCCCGACCTCACCGGCATGGCGGTCCATCCCAAGGAAGAGTTGCTCATCCACATCCTCGACCCCAGCCGGAGCGTCGAGGGCAACTTCATCCAGTACAGCGTCGCCACCAAGGACGGTCGCGTCCTCAACGGCCTGCTGGCGGGCGAATCCAAGGCCGCCGTCGAGCTGATCGACGCCGAGGGTAAGAACGCCGTCGTCCTCAGGGCGGACATCGACGCCCTCGCGGCCTCCAAGAAGTCGATCATGCCCGAGGGGTTCGAGAAGCAGGTCACCCCCGAGGCCCTGGCCGATCTCCTGGAATTCCTCACCGGCCGCGGCAAATACGTCCCGCTCGACCTCCGCAAGGCGGCCACCGCCGTCAGCACGCAAGGCATGTTCTACGACAAGGCCAGCCCCGTCGAGCGCCTGATCTTCGCCGACTGGTCCCCCAAGGTGGTCGACGGCGTCCCATTCGCCCTGGTCGATCCGATGGGCGATCGGGTCCCGAACGTGGTCCTCCTGTACGGCCCCCAGGGGACGATCCCGCCGACGATGCCGCGCTCGGTGTCCCTCGCCTGCCGGACGCCCGCCAGGGCCCTGCACCTGCTGGGGGCCGTCAGCGGCTGGGGAGCAGGCGGGCCCGACGCCCCGCACACCGTCTCGATGATCGTCCGGTTGCACTACGCCGATGGCAAGGCCGAGGACCACCCGCTTCTCAACGGCGTCCACCTGGCCGACTACATCCGCCGGGTCGACGTCCCGGGCTCCAAATTCGCCCTGAACGCCCGGAGCCAGCAGGTGCGCACCCTGTCGATCGTCCCCGGCCGCTCCGAGCCGCTCGACCATATCGAGCTGATCAAGGGGCCCGACGACACCGCGCCGGTCGTCCTGGCCATCACCGTCGAAACCAAGTAA